In the genome of Candidatus Hydrogenedentota bacterium, the window ATGACAACGGTGGCGACACGAACGGCTCCGATGACACGGGCTCTGATGACAACGGTGGCGACACGAGCGGCTCCGATGACACGGGCTTTGATGACAACGGTGGCGACGACAACAGCAACAACTAAGAAGACAGCTAATCTTCGGTAAGCGCATCGCACTGCGTACCGTAGTCCCGGCGAGCCCTCTTGACCCCTGGAGGGCTCGCGCCTTTTTTGTTG includes:
- a CDS encoding copper-binding protein, with the translated sequence DNGGDTNGSDDTGSDDNGGDTSGSDDTGFDDNGGDDNSNN